From the genome of Callithrix jacchus isolate 240 chromosome 7, calJac240_pri, whole genome shotgun sequence, one region includes:
- the GUCA2B gene encoding guanylate cyclase activator 2B isoform X2 gives MVSRAVSGLLPGVAMVLLLLQSTHSVYIQYQGFQVQLESIKKLSDLEAQRAPSPRLRAQSLLPAVCHHPALPLDLQPVCTSQKASSIFKTLRTIANDDCELCVNVACTGCL, from the exons ATGGTTAGCAGGGCTGTGTCGGGGCTCCTGCCAGGGGTGGCCATGGTCCTCCTGCTGCTCCAGAGCACACACTCAGTCTACATCCAG TACCAAGGCTTCCAGGTCCAGCTGGAATCCATTAAGAAGCTGAGTGACCTGGAGGCACAGCGGGCACCCAGCCCCCGCCTGCGAGCCCAGAGCCTGCTGCCTGCCGTGTGCCACCACCCAGCTCTTCCCTTGGACCTCCAGCCTGTCTGCACCTCTCAGAAGGCTTCCAGCATCTTCAAGACCTTGA GGACCATCGCTAATGACGACTGTGAGCTCTGTGTGAACGTCGCGTGTACTGGCTGCCTCTGA
- the GUCA2B gene encoding guanylate cyclase activator 2B isoform X1, whose product MVSRAVSGLLPGVAMVLLLLQSTHSVYIQYQGFQVQLESIKKLSDLEAQRAPSPRLRAQSLLPAVCHHPALPLDLQPVCTSQKASSIFKTLKVPVPNLWKTPPTPKQAFAAAWPQRTQVQLS is encoded by the exons ATGGTTAGCAGGGCTGTGTCGGGGCTCCTGCCAGGGGTGGCCATGGTCCTCCTGCTGCTCCAGAGCACACACTCAGTCTACATCCAG TACCAAGGCTTCCAGGTCCAGCTGGAATCCATTAAGAAGCTGAGTGACCTGGAGGCACAGCGGGCACCCAGCCCCCGCCTGCGAGCCCAGAGCCTGCTGCCTGCCGTGTGCCACCACCCAGCTCTTCCCTTGGACCTCCAGCCTGTCTGCACCTCTCAGAAGGCTTCCAGCATCTTCAAGACCTTGA AGGTTCCTGTTCCCAATCTGTGGAAGACGCCACCCACTCCCAAGCAGGCCTTTGCTGCTGCGTGGCCACAGCGGACTCAGGTTCAGCTCAGCTGA